The genomic DNA ACGAGAAAGTAACTAAATATCTTTCAGGAAAAGAAGTTTTTGCTCGTGATAGTTATGCTTGTGCAGATGAAGATTATAAGCTGAAAATTAGAGTAGTAAACGAGTATCCTTGGAGTAATATGTTTGCTTATAACATGTTTTTACGTCCAACTTCAGAAGAATTAAAAGGATTTTCTCCGGAATGGACCGTGATTAATGCTCCAGGTTTTATGGCAGATCCAGCAGTAGATGGCACGCGCCAGCATAATTTTGCAATTTTAAATTTCGGTAGAAAAATAGCACTAATTGGAGGAACTGGATATACTGGAGAAATTAAGAAAGGAATCTTTTCTGCATTGAATTTTATTTTGCCAGTCTTTAAAAATACATTGCCAATGCACTGTTCTGCAAATGTAGGAAAAGAAGGAGATACAGCTATATTTTTCGGATTGTCAGGAACAGGAAAAACAACCTTATCAACAGATCCCAATAGAAGTTTAATAGGAGATGATGAACATGGTTGGACTGCTGAAAATAAGGTGTTTAATTTTGAAGGAGGATGCTACGCTAAAGTAATAGACTTATCAAAAGAAAAAGAGCCAGAAATATACAATGCAATAAAGAAAGGGGCTATTTTAGAAAATGTAATTTTGGACAAAGAAGGAAATGTAGATTTTGCGGATACTTCTATTACGCAAAATACTCGTGTAAGCTATCCTATTTATCATATAGAAAATATTCAAAAACCTTCTATCGGAAAGAATCCAAAAAATATATTTTTCTTAACAGCGGATGCTTTTGGGGTATTGCCTCCAATATCTAAGTTAACGCCAGGGCAAGCAGCTTACCATTTTATTTCAGGTTATACAGCAAAAGTAGCAGGAACAGAAGCAGGAGTAACGGAACCATTACCGAGTTTTTCAGCTTGTTTTGGTGCTCCTTTTATGCCATTACATCCTACGCGTTATGCAGAAATGCTAAGCGAAAAAATGAAGGAAACAGGTGTGAATGTGTGGTTGATAAATACAGGATGGACAGCTGGTCCTTATGGAGTTGGCCATAGAATGAAATTGAAATATACGAGGGCAATGATTAATGCAGCGTTGCATGGAGAATTAGGAGAGGTGAATTATGAGAATTACCATACGCATTCTGTATTTGGATTGGCACAACCAAGAAAATGCCCAGGAGTGCCTTCAGAAATGTTAAGTCAAAGAAAGGCTTGGAATAATGATGAAGAGTATTATAAGACAGCGCACAAATTGGCAGATTCGTTCAGAAAAAACTTTAAGAGTTTTGAAGAATATGCTAATGAAGAGATATTAGCAGGTGGACCACCAATAATTGAAAAATAAAAAATAAAAAAAGCATCCAAATTTGGATGCTTTTTTTATGCTAAATAATACCTATTTTAGCCAAAAATAATATAAGATGATAATACAAGGGAATATAGTTGATATACAAAATAAGCGAATTTTTAAAGGAGAAGTAGTTGTAAAAGATGGAAAAATAGCTAAAATTCAAGAAGCAGATCACACTATAGAAACCTATATTCTTCCAGGCTTTATAGATGCTCATATTCATATTGAAAGTTCTATGTTAGTTCCTTCAGAATTTGCAAAAATAGCAGTAACACACGGAACAGTAGCAACAATTTCTGACCCGCATGAAATAGCAAATGTATTAGGGGTAAAAGGAATTGATTTTATGATTGAGAATGGAAAAAAGGTTCCTTTAAAATTTAATTTTGGCGCTCCGTCTTGTGTGCCAGCTACTTCTTTTGAAAGTGCAGGTGCAGTTATTGATTCAGAAGATATTAAAGAAATGATGAAAAACCCAGATATTAAGTATTTGGCAGAAATGATGAATTATCCAGGAGTATTATTTGATGATGATGAAGTGTTGAAAAAAATTCAGTATGCAAAAGAGAATAATAAGCCTATTGATGGCCATGCCCCTGGTTTAAGAGGAGATGATGTTACAAAATATATTGCTGCAGGAATTTCTACAGACCATGAGTGCTTTACGTATGAGGAGGCGCTAGAGAAGCTGGAAAAAGGAATGAAAGTAATTATCAGAGAAGGAAGTGCAGCGAAAAATTTTGAAGCACTGATTGATTTATTACCAGCACACTACAAAGAAATCATGTTTTGCTCTGATGATAAACACCCTGATGACTTACTCTTAGGGCACATCAATCAATTGTGTGAAAGGGCAGTGAATAAAGGAGTTGATGTGTTTAAAGTATTGCAAGCTGCATGTATAAATCCTGTAGAGCATTATAAATTAGAAGTGGGATTACTAAGAGAAGGAGATGCGGCCGATTTTATTGTAGTTGACGATATAACTAGTTTCAAAGTTTTACAAACATATATTGATGGGGAGTTGGTAGCAGAAAATGGAGTGTCATTTGTGAAAAGTGTAGCTTTTGAAGTGCTGAATAATTTTAATACGGATCCAAAGAAAGTAGAAGATTTTGAATTTTACTCGGCTGCTGAAAAAATTAGAGTCATTGAAGCTTTAGATGGAGAGTTAGTAACGAATGAAATAGTAGCAGCCTCTTTAATAGCAGCAGGAAATCTTGTTTCTGATATTACAAATGATATATTAAAAATGACGGTTGTTAATCGTTATAAAAATGCGGCTCCATCAATTGCCTTTATCAAGAATTTTGGACTAAAAGAAGGTGCTATAGCAAGTTCCGTAGGGCATGATTCTCATAATATTATTGCAGTAGGAGTTTCTGATGAACTTATTTGCAAAGCAGTAAATTTATTGATAAAAAATAAAGGAGGAGTTTGTGCTGTTACGGAAACTAAAGAAGAGGTAGTGTCATTGCCAGTAGCAGGAATTATGAGTGATAAGTCGGCCATAGAAATAGGAAAATCGTATGCCGCATTAGATGCTATGGCAAAAGAAATGGGAAGTACATTACGTGCTCCTTATATGACTTTGTCATTTATGGCTTTATTGGTAATTCCTTCTTTAAAATTATCAGATAAAGGATTGTTTGATGGAAATCAATTTACATTTACTTCTTTAGAGGTGAAATAAACAAGATCGTAGGAAAAATAACAAGGTTACTCGTAGGAAGATTAGAAAGATTGAAGACAGAAAAGATCATATTAGGTATTGACCCCGGAACTAGTATTATGGGATTTGGAGTCATAAAAATAATAGGAAAGAAAATGGAGTTTGTTCAAATGAACGAACTAATTTTAAAAAAATATGACGACCATTACTTAAAGTTAAAATTAATTTTTGAAAGAACCATTCAATTAATAGATACTTATCACCCCGATGAGATTGCCTTGGAAGCTCCTTTTTTTGGTAAAAATGTACAATCTATGTTGAAATTAGGCAGGGCGCAAGGAGTGGCAATGGCAGCAGGCTTATCAAGAGAAATACCGGTAACGGAATATGCTCCTCGTAAAATTAAAATGGCAATAACAGGAAAAGGTACAGCAAGTAAAGAACAAGTAGCCTTAATGTTGAAGTCACTTTTAAAATTAAAAGAGCTTCCTAAAAACTTAGACGCAACAGATGGTTTGGCAGCAGCGGTGTGCCACTATTACAATTCAGGAAAAACTATTGGAGGTAAAAACTATACAGGCTGGGCAGCATTTGTAAAGCAAAATCCTAAAAAAATTAATTAAAGACTATTTTGGCAGGAATTTATTTACATATCCCATTTTGTAAAAAAGCATGTTATTATTGTGATTTTCACTTTTCTACCTCGTTTAAAAAGAAGGAAGAGTTAATTTCATGTTTGGTAAAGGAATTGGAGATTAGAAAAGATGAATTGTTTCATGAAGTAATAGAAACTATTTACTTTGGAGGAGGTACGCCAAGTGTACTATCTATAGAAGAGTTAAGTTTGCTAATTGGTACAATTTATAAAAACTACAAAGTATCAAAAAATGTGGAGCTTACTTTAGAGGCGAATCCAGATGATTTAGTAGTAGCTCAAGTGGAACAAAAAACGATTTTTAAAGCTTATAGGGAAATAGGGATTAATCGACTAAGTATAGGAGTTCAATCTTTTTTTGAGCAAGATTTGAAAGCTATGAATCGAGCTCATAGCTCAGAAGATGCGAAAAAATGCTTAGAAGAAGCTACTCTTTATTTTGATAATATTACAATTGATTTGATTTATGGGATTCCTGATATGAGTAATGAGCGTTGGAAAGAAAATTTATACAAAGCCTTTGATTTTGGAATTAATCATATTTCTAGCTACGCACTAACTGTTGAGCCTAAAACAGCATTAGAAACCTTTATCAAAACAGGAAAATATAAAAATGTAGAGGAAGATGTAGCCAAAGCACATTTTGATATTTTAGTAAAAGAAACTGCCAAAAGAGGATTTGTACATTATGAAATATCAAATTTTTCAAAACCTCATTATATATCGAGGCATAATACAAGCTATTGGAAAGGAAAGAAATATTTAGGAATAGGTCCTTCCGCTCATTCATTTAATAAAACGCATAGGAGTTGGAATATAGCTAACAATGCAAAGTACATAAAGGCAATTCAGCAAGGAAATTTGCCTAGCCAGTTAGAGCAATTGACTGATGAAGATCGATTTAATGAATATTTAATGACAGGATTGAGAACTGTTTGGGGAGTTTCATTACAATATATAGAAGAAGAGTTTGGAGAAAAAAAGAAAAAAGAACTATTAGCATTAGCAAAAAAGTTTATACACCAAGGTTTGTTGGTAATTGATAAGGGAATACCATCAGATAATGAAAGCGTTTTAAAAACAACAGCAAAAGGAAAATTTTTGGCAGATGGCTTGGCAAGCGCGTTATTTATCTTGAATGGATAGTGGTATTAAAAGCTTCTTTCTTTTTTAACCAAAACAGGTATAAATTGATTAAAAATAGTAACTTGCTGCAAAGTTAATGGTTAATACATATCATTTAAAATTAACTTAAAAGAAAAAGTACTTTTTATTTCGGTTATTGGTATAAGAATAAAATTTAATGAAGTTATGATTGCTAGTATAGCATATAAGTCAAAGAACTATAAGATAGATTTATTAGCACCTATTGATATTTCAATCCCGATAAATACCTCAAAACAATCTATAAACGCATGGTATATTGAAGATCCTAAAATTTATCCCGTATCAACAGGAGAATGGATAGGAAGTGTAGCGGAAGGAGCAGATATTAATTTTAATACGATTCAATTTAATCCGCATTCGCATATTACGCACACTGAATGTGTAGGACATATCACAAAAAAAGTACACTCTATAAATGAGAAATTGCAAAATTTTTTCTTTTTAGCAGAAGTAATTACTGTAGCGCCAGAAATGTTACACGGAGATGAGGTGATTTCTAAAAAGCAATTATCATTTGCATTAGGAAGAAAAAAAAGAGATGCCATTGTTATTAGAACCTTACCCAATTTACCAGATAAAAAATCAAGAAGATATTCAAATACAAATCCACCTTACTTATTAGCAGAAGCAGCTGCTTACCTACAAGAAATAGGAGTACAACATTTATTAATAGATTTACCTTCAGTAGATAAAGAAAAAGATGGAGGGCAGCTACTATCTCACAATGCTTTTTGGAATACGCAAGGAGCTATTCGATTTGATGCTACAATTACAGAATTTATTTATGTGCCAAACGAAGTAAGTGATGGAACTTATTTTTTAAATTTAATGATTGCTCCTTTTGAAAATGATGCCAGTCCAAGTAAGCCAATTTTATATAAGATTATAGTGTAATTTCTGGAAGAGAAGAAATGCATTGTATGCATTGAGTTTGTAAAAAAATAATAGGTAAGCTACTCTTAAGTGTAGTTATAAATTATTTATTTCAAGTTAATTTTGGGCTCGGCTAAAATTTTAAATTTGATGAATACTAGATATAGTAGAAATAGGATATACGTAACACCAGCAGAGCAAGAACTTATAAAGGATTACCCAATTTTATTAGCGGGAGCAGGTATTGGGAGCGCTATAGCAGAATGCGCTTTGCGTTTTGGTTTTGAAAATATAACTATTATTGATGGAGATCAAGTAGAAATGTCAAATTTGAATAGGCAAAACTATGTTGAAAAAGATATTGCAACAGCAAAAGTAGATGCTATAAAAAAGAGATTATTATCTATTAATGAGAAAGCGAAAATTAAAGTACATAATTGTTTTTTGACCACTGACAATGTAGAAAAGTATGTTGCTGAGTGTAAAGTAGCTATTAATGCATTGGATTTTAGCTCTGATATCCCATTGGTATTTGATGAAGTATGCCAACGAAATCACATAACTGTTATGCATCCCTATAATTTAGGTTGGGGAGGGTTGGTAACAATCATTTCTCCGAATGGACTTTCTTTAAAATCAATAACTAAAAAAGGAAAGGAATTTAACGAATTAAGAATGATTGAATATATCTCAAATTATATGAAATTTTGGGGAGAACCACAATTATGGATTGATGAGGTGCTTCGAGAGTATCTTAGTGAAAGAGAAAAGCTATCTCCTCCTCAATTATCTATAGGTTTATGGATGGTAGCAAGTATGTGTACACATCTTCTTTTTAAAATAGTAACAAAGCAAGAACTTAAAATATTTCCTGAATTTTACTTTTCATCTATTAATGAAAGTTAGATGAGCTTATTATTTGTTGCATATACGATAGCTTCAGAAATATTAGTAACATCTAATTTATCAAATAGTTTTCTTCTATGAAATTTAACGGTATCAGGAGATACACACATAGGTACGGCCATTTCATTGATGGTAAAGCCTCTGACAGAGTATCGCAGTATTTCTTTTTCTCTCTTAGAAAGGCCTATTCTTTCTTCGGTTTTCCAAAAGTCACCTTGTAAATCATATTTAAAGGTTTTATTCTCTCCTTTTTTAGAAATTCTAATATTTCCTGAATTTTGCTCATTAGAAAGAGAAATGATGCATATAGCTTTCCATATTTTACCTTCATTGGTGAGAAAAAGAGGAGTTAGTTTTTGATTGATTAAGAAAACTTTTCCCTCTTGGTTTTTTAAATAAAAATCATAAGAAATAGAGTAGTCGATTCGTTCTTTTATAGGGATTTGCTCATAGAAGTCAAACCCAACAGTATTTATCCTAAGAAGCAACTCTATGTCTTCCGGAATGACATAATTAAAATAAAAAAGATAGCCCATCTCTTTAACTTCTTCAGGAGTATGTCCACAAAGAAAAAGAGGGTTTTCAGAAACAAATTCAAAGCCCTTTTTTTGGTAATCGATAACATAAATACTTTTGTAAGTAGTTCTAGCAAAAGCACTAATGGTTTTTAGATAATTTGCAGTTTGTTTTCGCTCATTTTTAGAAACATTAGCCACTGTGTTTCTAGAAGAAAAAAAATCATTAACACCTCTCATAGCTTGTATAAAATTGTTTAAAGCCTTTAAATATAGTCAATTATATTTAAAAAGAGTTTGTGAAACTATTTAAAAAGTTCTTTTTAACCTATTTATACCATTTTATGTTTAAAAACGTTCGTAGGAAAGTAAAAATGTCTGTTAAAGCATCGGTTCCATTACTACTAAATTGTGTAGTGTGTTGAATGCTTTAACTGGATAGTTTTGAAAGTAAACCTATATGTTATGATGTTGACACAAAATTATTTAGAGAAACTGAGCGCAAATGAAATGTATAAATTATCAAAATTTATCGTTGAAGAAAACTTTAAGCACCATCAAAAGAAAAGCAATTTTAAGAAGATAAAAAAAGATATTATCTCTGTATATCAAGAAGAAATTAAGTACATACAAAATTCTGAAATCTTTGTATGTAAAGATAATTTAGGAGATATTATAGGGGCTATTCGGGTGTTGAGATGGAATTATGTAGATAAACTTCCTATACAGAATTTATTCGGAATCAATCCATTATTAGTAGTAGAAGATAGGTCTTTAAATGAGATATGGCATATTGGGAGATTTGCAATAAAGAAAGGAATACAGAAAGCAAATTTATTTAAAAAATTAATGGTTTGCGCTATTGCACCTGTATGCAGTCATGTAGGGAATATTGCTTTTGCAGAGTGTGATAGTAAATTATTACGAGTCATGTCTTTATTAGGAATACGATTTAAAATCGTTGGGAAATCTATCAATTATCTAGGTTCAGAAACCATTCCAGTTAGTTTTTCGTATCATGATTTGATTGGCTTCTATGAGGAAAATAAAAAATTGGTTTTTGGAGTTTAAGTTATTGGAAATGAAGATGTTTTTAAAAAACTACCTGATAGTAAATTATTACGGGTCATGTCTTTATTAGGAATACGATTTAAAATCGTTGGGAAATCTATCAATTATTTAGGTTCAGAAACCATTCCAGTTAGTTTTTCGTATCATGATTTGATTGGCTTCTATGAGGAAAATAAAAAATTGGTTTTTGGAGTTTAAGTTATTGGAAATGAAGATGTTTTTAAAAAACTACCTTTTTGTGTAGCTGAAAATTAGTAGGAAGAGGCTAACTTCATAACTCAAAAATTGAAAGTTCATGTACTTGCCTAAAGCTATCTTTTTAATATTCTTGTTTTCTTATTCGTCATATGCTCAATTACAAATAAGAGGAGTGGTGAGGGATTCTTTAGATGTAGGAATAGCGCTTGCAGAAGTGATATTGGAAACTAAAGAAAATAAAATTGTAAAGGGGCTAGTTACTAATAAGCAAGGAATATTTGAGTGTTCGATAAAAAAAGGGTATTATAAATTATCTATCCGCTTCTTAGGGTATAAGACTTGGAGCACGGATATTTTCTTAGCAGATAATTATGATTTAGGAGTAATAATACTTCATGAAGGTGCTGATACTTTGAATGAGGTAGTCGTCCAATCAAAGAAACCTTTTATAGAAAAGATAGAAGATAAGTTAGTTTTTAACATAGAAAATACCTTTTTAAGTAAAGGAAACACAGTAGCGGAAGTTTTAAGATATACTCCTAATGTTTGGGTAGGTTCCGATGGGGGCATTTTGATAAAACAACAACCCGCGGCAATTCAGGTTAATGGGAGACGAATTCGGTTGAAAGGAGATGCGTTAGTTGATTTTTTAGAAACAATTAATTCAGAGGATATCAAAAAAATAGAGGTTCAGTTGAATAGTTCTGCTGATTTAGACGCTAGTATTGATGTTGGAGTTGTAAATATAATAACGAAAAGAAAGAGTGGGATCAATGGGGGCTTAAGATCATATTATACATATTATGAGCAGTCCCCATATGATTTTTATAACGCTTTGTCATTAAATTATGGTGCGGAGAAATGGAATTTTTATGGAGCTTATAACTTTAAAGAGTCTGATGGGATAGGCGAGTTTAATTCCTCTTTAATGTATAAAAGTAGCAAAGAAAAACAAGTAACTAAAGGAGGTTTTGATAGTTTTTCTAGGAAGCATACCTATAGATTAGGCTTTTATATGGAGGTTTCAGAGAATCAAAATTTAGGAGTTGAATTTTATGGAAATAGCAATAAAAGTAATTTTTTAGGAGATAATCTAGTTTCTTTTAAAGAAACAAAAGGGAGGAATGAAACTAAAGATATAGGAGATAAGTTTTTGAATAGCCTTAGTTTGAATTATCATTACGCTATAAAGCCAATTAAGAGTTCTTTCGCATTTTATGGCGATTTTCTAAAGCATAATTACGATTCGGAAATTTTAAATAATTCTATTTATCCAAGTAATTTTACATCCAATTTTGAAAAAAATAATTCCAATTCGCAAACAAGAGTAGTAAGTGCTCAACTGGATTTTGAAACTGTTTATAATAAAAAGATTACCTCTAAAGTTGGAAGTAAAATTTCTAAAACAAAGAGGCAGAATAAATTGACTTCAAAAGTTTTAGTAGGAAATAGTTTTCAAGATAATATGGAAAGAAATACCAATTTTAATTATGATGAAGATGTCGTTTCTTTTTATGGAATATTAAAATATAAAGAGAATAAGAATTTTTTCAATTTAGGTTTTCGGTTAGAGAGGACTTCATTCTCTAATTTGGATATTTTAATGAATGATTTTGTTTCGAATAGCTTTGTAAATATATTTCCTTCATTTTATTATTCGAGAACATTTTCTAAAAAGAAATCTCTATCCTTTAGTTTTTCTAGAAATATTAACAGACCTTCTTTTAACAGTCTGAATAATAGAATTAATAAAATTAACGATTTCAGGTTTGATATAGGAAATCCTAATCTAGCTCCTGAATTTACTAATAGATACGAGCTAGTGTTTACCCTACCTAAACAGTCTCTTTCTTTATATGTAAACGATACGAAAGATGTTGTCAACGGGGTTTGGCGCATTGAGAATGATATTGCAATTCATCAAAATCAAAATTTTGGAATCAATACGCAATATGGAGTGATCTATAATTATAATGACAAATGGAAAAAGTGGTGGCAATTGAGGTTTTCAGGAGCACTTTTTTATAGGCATTTTAAAAACTCTTTTTTAAGCTTAAGTAAATTGACTTCTTCTTTTTCTTTGGTAAATAGATTCCAAATAAATGCAACTACTTTTTTACATATAGACGCTCATTATACAACTCCTTTTATAAGTTCCAATTATAAAAATTCGGAAAACATTTCAGTTAATTTATATCTGGGTAAATCTTTCTTGGCTAATAAATTAAACTGTAGGCTTTATTTAGATGATCTGCTCAATACGGTAAGGACTAGAAATAATGCAATGTTTGTAGATGCTGACTTTAACTTTTATCAGAAAAGAAATACAAGAGGAATTACATTTTGGGTAGCGTACAATTTTAATTCTAAAAAGAAAATCAGTAATAAAAGAAATACTACTAAAAATATGATTAAAAATAGATTGTAACATGGCGGAATCTGAAAAGCCAGCAATGAGTAAGAATAACTTTTTAAACTATAAAGGATTATGAAATCAAATAAATCATTCAAGGATCTTGCAAAACAAATAACCGCATTAAAAGAAGATCAGTTAGGAAAGATTAAAGGTGGTTTTGCAGCTTTTTCAACTGGTCCAGGCTTGGGAGTTGAAGGATCTGTAACTAATTCAGTTTCTGTTTCAGGAAATTGTAGTTGTAGCTGTACTTGTTCTTCAGGAGGAAAAGAAGTATCGGCTTTATAATTAATTATCAAGGGGAGTGTAAACTCCCCTTAACTTAAAAAGTTAAATACAAATGAAAAAATATAGTCAATTTAATACGATGATCCCCCATGAAGATAAATATGTTTTTTATAATGCTTACGCAAATAAATTTTTATATCTAGAGCCTTTATTAAAGGATTTAATAGAAGCCTCGAAAAGTGAAAATGAATTAGAAGGGCTTGGCGAGATACATCCTGATTTATATGTAGCTCTTAATAATTTGGGGTTTATTATAGATGAAGAGGTAGATGAGATTGAAAAAGTTAGAAAGTTGATAACAACAATAGATCATAATGAAGAGGAATATTATCTGATTATCAACCCTACGATGAATTGTAACTTTAAATGTTATTATTGCTATGAATCTCATATAAAAAGTTCTAAGGTTTCTGATAAAAATTTAGAAAAGATTAAACGATTTATAGGGAATACAATAGATGCTAATAAAAAACTAAAGTTGTTTACAA from Tenacibaculum maritimum NCIMB 2154 includes the following:
- a CDS encoding outer membrane beta-barrel protein; amino-acid sequence: MYLPKAIFLIFLFSYSSYAQLQIRGVVRDSLDVGIALAEVILETKENKIVKGLVTNKQGIFECSIKKGYYKLSIRFLGYKTWSTDIFLADNYDLGVIILHEGADTLNEVVVQSKKPFIEKIEDKLVFNIENTFLSKGNTVAEVLRYTPNVWVGSDGGILIKQQPAAIQVNGRRIRLKGDALVDFLETINSEDIKKIEVQLNSSADLDASIDVGVVNIITKRKSGINGGLRSYYTYYEQSPYDFYNALSLNYGAEKWNFYGAYNFKESDGIGEFNSSLMYKSSKEKQVTKGGFDSFSRKHTYRLGFYMEVSENQNLGVEFYGNSNKSNFLGDNLVSFKETKGRNETKDIGDKFLNSLSLNYHYAIKPIKSSFAFYGDFLKHNYDSEILNNSIYPSNFTSNFEKNNSNSQTRVVSAQLDFETVYNKKITSKVGSKISKTKRQNKLTSKVLVGNSFQDNMERNTNFNYDEDVVSFYGILKYKENKNFFNLGFRLERTSFSNLDILMNDFVSNSFVNIFPSFYYSRTFSKKKSLSFSFSRNINRPSFNSLNNRINKINDFRFDIGNPNLAPEFTNRYELVFTLPKQSLSLYVNDTKDVVNGVWRIENDIAIHQNQNFGINTQYGVIYNYNDKWKKWWQLRFSGALFYRHFKNSFLSLSKLTSSFSLVNRFQINATTFLHIDAHYTTPFISSNYKNSENISVNLYLGKSFLANKLNCRLYLDDLLNTVRTRNNAMFVDADFNFYQKRNTRGITFWVAYNFNSKKKISNKRNTTKNMIKNRL
- the ade gene encoding adenine deaminase yields the protein MIIQGNIVDIQNKRIFKGEVVVKDGKIAKIQEADHTIETYILPGFIDAHIHIESSMLVPSEFAKIAVTHGTVATISDPHEIANVLGVKGIDFMIENGKKVPLKFNFGAPSCVPATSFESAGAVIDSEDIKEMMKNPDIKYLAEMMNYPGVLFDDDEVLKKIQYAKENNKPIDGHAPGLRGDDVTKYIAAGISTDHECFTYEEALEKLEKGMKVIIREGSAAKNFEALIDLLPAHYKEIMFCSDDKHPDDLLLGHINQLCERAVNKGVDVFKVLQAACINPVEHYKLEVGLLREGDAADFIVVDDITSFKVLQTYIDGELVAENGVSFVKSVAFEVLNNFNTDPKKVEDFEFYSAAEKIRVIEALDGELVTNEIVAASLIAAGNLVSDITNDILKMTVVNRYKNAAPSIAFIKNFGLKEGAIASSVGHDSHNIIAVGVSDELICKAVNLLIKNKGGVCAVTETKEEVVSLPVAGIMSDKSAIEIGKSYAALDAMAKEMGSTLRAPYMTLSFMALLVIPSLKLSDKGLFDGNQFTFTSLEVK
- a CDS encoding ThiF family adenylyltransferase; the encoded protein is MNTRYSRNRIYVTPAEQELIKDYPILLAGAGIGSAIAECALRFGFENITIIDGDQVEMSNLNRQNYVEKDIATAKVDAIKKRLLSINEKAKIKVHNCFLTTDNVEKYVAECKVAINALDFSSDIPLVFDEVCQRNHITVMHPYNLGWGGLVTIISPNGLSLKSITKKGKEFNELRMIEYISNYMKFWGEPQLWIDEVLREYLSEREKLSPPQLSIGLWMVASMCTHLLFKIVTKQELKIFPEFYFSSINES
- a CDS encoding response regulator transcription factor; translation: MRGVNDFFSSRNTVANVSKNERKQTANYLKTISAFARTTYKSIYVIDYQKKGFEFVSENPLFLCGHTPEEVKEMGYLFYFNYVIPEDIELLLRINTVGFDFYEQIPIKERIDYSISYDFYLKNQEGKVFLINQKLTPLFLTNEGKIWKAICIISLSNEQNSGNIRISKKGENKTFKYDLQGDFWKTEERIGLSKREKEILRYSVRGFTINEMAVPMCVSPDTVKFHRRKLFDKLDVTNISEAIVYATNNKLI
- a CDS encoding cyclase family protein, whose protein sequence is MIASIAYKSKNYKIDLLAPIDISIPINTSKQSINAWYIEDPKIYPVSTGEWIGSVAEGADINFNTIQFNPHSHITHTECVGHITKKVHSINEKLQNFFFLAEVITVAPEMLHGDEVISKKQLSFALGRKKRDAIVIRTLPNLPDKKSRRYSNTNPPYLLAEAAAYLQEIGVQHLLIDLPSVDKEKDGGQLLSHNAFWNTQGAIRFDATITEFIYVPNEVSDGTYFLNLMIAPFENDASPSKPILYKIIV
- the hemW gene encoding radical SAM family heme chaperone HemW; translation: MAGIYLHIPFCKKACYYCDFHFSTSFKKKEELISCLVKELEIRKDELFHEVIETIYFGGGTPSVLSIEELSLLIGTIYKNYKVSKNVELTLEANPDDLVVAQVEQKTIFKAYREIGINRLSIGVQSFFEQDLKAMNRAHSSEDAKKCLEEATLYFDNITIDLIYGIPDMSNERWKENLYKAFDFGINHISSYALTVEPKTALETFIKTGKYKNVEEDVAKAHFDILVKETAKRGFVHYEISNFSKPHYISRHNTSYWKGKKYLGIGPSAHSFNKTHRSWNIANNAKYIKAIQQGNLPSQLEQLTDEDRFNEYLMTGLRTVWGVSLQYIEEEFGEKKKKELLALAKKFIHQGLLVIDKGIPSDNESVLKTTAKGKFLADGLASALFILNG
- the pckA gene encoding phosphoenolpyruvate carboxykinase (ATP), which produces MTNLETKTISLDNLGITNATVRYQLTPDQLQQITIEKGQGVEAASGALAVNTGEFTGRSPMDRFIVKDDITKDEIWWGDVNIPFDAEKFDNLYEKVTKYLSGKEVFARDSYACADEDYKLKIRVVNEYPWSNMFAYNMFLRPTSEELKGFSPEWTVINAPGFMADPAVDGTRQHNFAILNFGRKIALIGGTGYTGEIKKGIFSALNFILPVFKNTLPMHCSANVGKEGDTAIFFGLSGTGKTTLSTDPNRSLIGDDEHGWTAENKVFNFEGGCYAKVIDLSKEKEPEIYNAIKKGAILENVILDKEGNVDFADTSITQNTRVSYPIYHIENIQKPSIGKNPKNIFFLTADAFGVLPPISKLTPGQAAYHFISGYTAKVAGTEAGVTEPLPSFSACFGAPFMPLHPTRYAEMLSEKMKETGVNVWLINTGWTAGPYGVGHRMKLKYTRAMINAALHGELGEVNYENYHTHSVFGLAQPRKCPGVPSEMLSQRKAWNNDEEYYKTAHKLADSFRKNFKSFEEYANEEILAGGPPIIEK
- the ruvC gene encoding crossover junction endodeoxyribonuclease RuvC: MKTEKIILGIDPGTSIMGFGVIKIIGKKMEFVQMNELILKKYDDHYLKLKLIFERTIQLIDTYHPDEIALEAPFFGKNVQSMLKLGRAQGVAMAAGLSREIPVTEYAPRKIKMAITGKGTASKEQVALMLKSLLKLKELPKNLDATDGLAAAVCHYYNSGKTIGGKNYTGWAAFVKQNPKKIN